In one Pseudomonas sp. R84 genomic region, the following are encoded:
- a CDS encoding DUF962 domain-containing protein, with amino-acid sequence MENIKHFNSFAEFYPYYLSEHSNSTCRRLHFIGTTLVIFILAMTIAKGAWLLLLAVPLAGYSFAWVGHFFFEKNRPATFQHPLYSLLGDFVMYRDMILGRVAF; translated from the coding sequence GTGGAAAACATCAAGCATTTCAACAGCTTCGCTGAGTTCTATCCGTATTATCTCAGCGAACACAGCAACAGCACCTGTCGGCGCCTGCATTTCATCGGCACGACACTGGTGATTTTCATACTGGCGATGACCATCGCCAAAGGCGCGTGGCTGCTGCTATTGGCGGTGCCGCTGGCCGGTTACAGTTTTGCCTGGGTCGGGCACTTCTTTTTTGAAAAGAACCGCCCGGCGACTTTCCAGCATCCGCTGTACAGCCTGCTCGGCGACTTCGTCATGTACCGCGACATGATTCTGGGTCGCGTGGCGTTCTGA
- a CDS encoding HD domain-containing protein, translating into MNANARFTHMKDGTQEDWAIIAADFSAYAKQLPSRILTHLKLLEGDFGGFPVDRLTHSLQTATRAFRDGRDEEYVVCALLHDIGDTLGSYNHPDIAAAILKPFVSAENLWMVEKHGVFQGYYFFHHLGMDRHLREQFAGHPQFQATAEFCAKYDAAAFDPDYDTLPLSFFEPMMERLFAQPKNSIYKAAMEELSPA; encoded by the coding sequence ATGAATGCCAATGCCCGCTTCACCCATATGAAAGACGGCACCCAAGAAGACTGGGCGATCATCGCCGCAGATTTCAGTGCCTACGCCAAACAACTGCCTTCGCGAATCCTGACTCACCTGAAACTGCTGGAAGGCGATTTCGGCGGCTTTCCGGTGGATCGTCTGACCCACTCACTGCAAACCGCGACCCGCGCCTTTCGTGATGGCCGCGACGAAGAATATGTGGTTTGTGCACTGCTGCATGACATTGGCGACACACTGGGCTCGTATAACCATCCGGACATTGCTGCGGCGATTCTCAAGCCGTTCGTCAGTGCCGAAAATCTGTGGATGGTCGAGAAGCACGGGGTGTTTCAGGGGTATTACTTCTTTCATCATCTGGGCATGGATCGGCATCTGCGTGAGCAGTTCGCCGGTCATCCGCAGTTTCAGGCGACCGCCGAGTTCTGTGCCAAATACGATGCGGCGGCGTTTGATCCTGACTATGACACGCTGCCGTTGAGCTTCTTTGAGCCGATGATGGAACGGTTGTTTGCGCAGCCGAAGAACTCGATTTACAAAGCGGCGATGGAGGAACTCTCGCCAGCGTAA